In one window of Tursiops truncatus isolate mTurTru1 chromosome 5, mTurTru1.mat.Y, whole genome shotgun sequence DNA:
- the ARSJ gene encoding arylsulfatase J isoform X2, whose protein sequence is MGNTWSRCTDLYQIHTGLQHSIIRPTQPNCLPLDNATLPQKLKEVGYSTHMVGKWHLGFYRKECMPTKRGFDTFFGSLLGSGDYYTHYKCDSPGMCGYDLYENDNAAWDYDNGIYSTQMYTQRVQQILASRDPRKPLFLYIAYQAVHSPLQAPGRYFEHYRSIININRRRYAAMLSCLDEAINNVTLALKTYGFYNNSIIIYSSDNGGQPTAGGSNWPLRGSKGTYWEGGIRAVGFVHSPLLKNKGTVCKELVHITDWYPTLISLAEGQIDEDIQLDGYDIWETISEGLRSPRIDILHNIDPIYTKAKNGSWAAGYGIWNTAIQSAIRVQHWKLLTGNPGYSDWVPPQSFSNLGPNRWHNERITLSTGKSVWLFNITADPYERVDLSNRYPGVVKQLLRRLSQFNKTAVPVRYPPKDPRSNPRLNGGVWGPWYKEENKKQKLRKNKTEKKQKKSKTKKKQQKVGSFTNCRLGVPRG, encoded by the coding sequence GTATCAGATACATACCGGACTTCAGCATTCTATCATAAGACCTACACAGCCCAATTGCTTACCTCTGGACAATGCAACCCTACCTCAGAAGCTGAAAGAGGTTGGATATTCAACACATATGGTTGGAAAATGGCATTTGGGTTTTTATAGAAAAGAATGTATGCCCACCAAGAGAGGATTTGATACCTTTTTTGGTTCCCTCTTGGGAAGTGGAGATTACTATACACACTACAAATGTGACAGTCCCGGGATGTGTGGCTATGACTTGTACGAAAATGACAATGCTGCCTGGGACTACGACAATGGCATATACTCCACACAGATGTACACTCAGAGAGTGCAGCAAATCTTAGCTTCTCGTGACCCCAGAAAgcctctatttttatatattgcctaCCAAGCTGTGCACTCTCCACTGCAAGCCCCTGGCAGGTATTTTGAACACTACAGGTCCATTATCAACATAAATAGGCGCAGGTATGCTGCCATGCTTTCCTGCTTAGACGAAGCAATCAACAATGTGACCCTGGCTCTAAAGACATATGGTTTCTATAACAACAGCATTATCATATACTCTTCAGATAACGGCGGCCAGCCCACAGCAGGAGGAAGTAACTGGCCCCTCAGAGGTAGCAAAGGAACCTACTGGGAAGGGGGGATCCGGGCTGTTGGCTTCGTGCACAGTCCACTTCTGAAAAACAAGGGAACGGTGTGTAAGGAGCTTGTGCACATCACTGACTGGTATCCCACTCTGATTTCACTGGCTGAAGGACAAATTGATGAGGACATTCAACTGGATGGCTATGACATCTGGGAGACCATAAGTGAAGGCCTTCGTTCTCCCCGAATAGATATTTTGCACAACATCGACCCCATTTATACCAAGGCGAAAAATGGCTCCTGGGCGGCAGGCTATGGGATCTGGAACACTGCCATCCAGTCGGCCATCAGAGTACAGCACTGGAAACTGCTCACAGGGAACCCCGGGTACAGTGACTGGGTGCCCCCTCAGTCGTTCAGCAACCTAGGGCCGAACCGGTGGCACAACGAACGGATTACGTTGTCAACTGGCAAAAGTGTATGGCTGTTCAACATCACAGCTGACCCCTATGAGAGAGTGGACCTTTCTAACAGGTATCCCGGAGTTGTGAAGCAGCTCCTCCGGAGGCTCTCACAGTTCAACAAGACCGCGGTGCCTGTCAGATACCCCCCCAAAGACCCCAGAAGTAACCCTCGGCTCAATGGAGGAGTCTGGGGACCATGgtataaagaggaaaacaagaaacagaagttACGCAAAAATAAGACtgagaaaaagcagaagaaaagtaagacaaagaagaaacagcaGAAAGTGGGTTCGTTTACAAATTGCCGATTGGGTGTTCCTCGTGGATAG